CTTCACTCAGGCGCAAAAAATTATTGTTATCATTTATTTCATTGAAAAATATTTTTATCGATTTTTATAACTTTTATTAAATTACAATTAATTACATTTTCACATATCATTTATTTATATTTGGTAGTTTATTAAATCATAATGTTTAAAAAACTCTTTTTAAAGTGTTGTTAGGGAATTTTAAATTCATATCAATATGCTCCTTTCTGTGGATTTCTTTTTGTTTTAAAATAGAAATTTTGCATAATAAGAAAATCTTTAAAATTTCTTATATATATTGTTTTTTGTTAATATTATTATCGGGTATACATTTTTTATCCTCCTTTTAATATTATATTTATATTATGAATAATACGCGAAACAGGCGTGGCCTGTTTCGCTTTTATTATTTTTTTAGTATAATAAGGTATATTTATTACTTATAAATAAATTTAAGTATCTTAAATTTAATTAGGAGTCATTTATGAAAATTAAACTAAAACAAACTTTGATTATTTTATCAACCACTTTAGTTGGCACAATTGCTCTAGCAACTGGGCTTAGTTTCTTACCAACAAAAGACAAAACAATTCCTCGTGGTAAACAATCTTTCAATGATGACCATAAAAATTACAATGACCCTAATATTCCAAATTTACCTGGCAATAACGTTCCAACCAAAAACCCTAAACCTACATTAGTTTTAAAAAATCGACCTAAATCTGCAAATGCAATTACTAAAGAAAATAGCATAAAATATTTAGCTTTAGGCGACTCAATTTCAGCTGGATTTAATGCTCAACTTGATAAAGATTATCCAGGACAATTAGTTAATTCAAAAATTGAAGGTTTATCATTCCCAACTTATTTAGCTTCATTTTTCCAACAATTAGCAGACAAAAAATTAGAAAGTTTTGATAATAAAGCAGTTTCTGGAACAACCTTTAAACAATGAAATTTACTTTTAAATTATGATCCAAATAAACCTTTAGACCCAAAAGATTTGGCAGAATTAAACAAATATTTTGGAACTGATTTAGTAAATATTAAAAATGATTTAATTGCTAAAATTAAAAATGCAAACTTAATAACAGTTACTTTAGGTGCTAATGATTTCTTAAAGGATTTATTATTTAAAATGGTAAGTAACATGCCAATTTTGGATTTAATTAAGCAAATTAAAAACAAAAATTTGGACTACAATATGTTAGTTTCACATTTTGATCAAGTTTTTAGAACACTTTTTGAACAACTTGAAAATCGTCAAAAACAATTTATTCAAACTATTAAAAGTCTAAATGATAAAGTTAATATTAATTTCATTGCTTATCCTTTACCATTAACTTTTATAATGGATTTAATTGATAAAGTGATTAACAAAGGCGATACAAATAATGCTTTAAGTATTGGTCAAACTATTTTAGATTTATTAAATAAAAAGCTTAAATATACTGCAATTAGTCAAAAAACATATTACATAAATCCATATCAAAGTAGCTTTTGAAAACAAAATTTGAAGTTATTAACTCCAAATATTTTTGATATACACCCTTCAAGTTTTGGCTACAAAAAAATGGCCATGGAAGTATTTGTTAAATTAATTAATCCATCTCGTGATATTAATAAATACCATGAAAATAAAATTGAATGAGATAATAAATACTTACAAAGCGACCAAGATTCTTTTGAATACCAAATCGAAGTTAAAAATCCATTTGAAAAAATCAAAACTATTTTCAAAAATAATTATGATGGTTACTTAAAAGAAAAAGATAGTTTCTTCTTAGCTTATGAAAATCAATTAAATGAAGGCAATTATATTAATAGAGTTTTAAACAATAATGGTTTAGCTGATTTCTTATTTGTTGATTTAATTAACTCAATGTTTAAATCAAAAATTTATGAAACTATTGATCCAAATAGAAAACTAGAAAAATTCATGCATCGTGATGACTATGCAAACCAAAAATCTTTACGTGACTGATTCTTTAATGGTCAATTTATGGCTAAATTTTTATATGATGTTCAAAAACAATTATTTGAACAAGACTGAGATCAAGATAATTTACCAGGAGCTAAAGACTATCAATTTAAATACCTTTTAGAAGCAATTAAAACACAAACTTTAAAAGAAGAAAGAATTATTGAATTTATTACAAGTTTTTGTTCAAGTTCAGTAATTACAACTCAAAAAGATGAATTAAAAACCATTTTAGAAGAAATCTTTTCAAATATTGTTGCATATGAAGTTAAATATGAAGACATGCTTAAATTAGTTAAATCATTCTACAACGAAAATATCAGCAAATATATTTCACAAAATGATTTAGCAAGTTTATTGAAATTGGTTTTAAATACTAAATCAATTAAATCAGCTGTTGGTGATTTAGTTGTTGAATTAATTAACAGTGCTCCAGAATATGCAAAATGTAAAAGCATCAATGAATTATTTAATGTATTTATTAGTAATAAAAATAACCAAAACACCATTAAAAAATTCATTGAATCAATTGTTAATGACTTATTAAGTCAAAACGAATTTAAACAAATTGTTTCGCGTCTTGCAAGTAAAATAATTAAACAATATCCAGAATTATTTAAAGATATAGATGAAAATAATTTAACCAATTTAATTTATGAATCATTATCACTTGGTGGTGAAATTAATAATGCTTTAGGGCTAGTGACGAAATTTGTCAACAGCCTTTTAAATGAGTTAACTACAACCAATATTAAAGAATTTAAATTTGATAATGTAATTAAAAATACATTAACTGAAATTAAAACATTATTTGACAAAGACAATTGACAAGAATCAACATTTAATATTATTAAAATTGTTGCTAAATCTAACCTATACAAAAATCGATCAACAATTTCACAATTAATCAAAAATATCTTCAATTACTTAAATACTAAAAACTCATTTGCTAAGAGAATTGTTGATCTATTTTATGACAAAAATCAAGCAAAAATATCAGAATATATCTCAAAAGAAAATCTTACTAGTTTATTCGAAAAGGTCTTTAAAACAGAAGAATTGAGCAATTTAATCTCACAACTTGTGAGTGATTTATTAAAAACAAATCAAACACAATTGATGGATGTAACAAATTTTTTTGATGCTATAAAAGTTATCTTTAAAAACTTTGTAAATACTTCAGCTTATGACTATATTTCAC
The Mycoplasmopsis fermentans PG18 DNA segment above includes these coding regions:
- a CDS encoding SGNH/GDSL hydrolase family protein; its protein translation is MKIKLKQTLIILSTTLVGTIALATGLSFLPTKDKTIPRGKQSFNDDHKNYNDPNIPNLPGNNVPTKNPKPTLVLKNRPKSANAITKENSIKYLALGDSISAGFNAQLDKDYPGQLVNSKIEGLSFPTYLASFFQQLADKKLESFDNKAVSGTTFKQWNLLLNYDPNKPLDPKDLAELNKYFGTDLVNIKNDLIAKIKNANLITVTLGANDFLKDLLFKMVSNMPILDLIKQIKNKNLDYNMLVSHFDQVFRTLFEQLENRQKQFIQTIKSLNDKVNINFIAYPLPLTFIMDLIDKVINKGDTNNALSIGQTILDLLNKKLKYTAISQKTYYINPYQSSFWKQNLKLLTPNIFDIHPSSFGYKKMAMEVFVKLINPSRDINKYHENKIEWDNKYLQSDQDSFEYQIEVKNPFEKIKTIFKNNYDGYLKEKDSFFLAYENQLNEGNYINRVLNNNGLADFLFVDLINSMFKSKIYETIDPNRKLEKFMHRDDYANQKSLRDWFFNGQFMAKFLYDVQKQLFEQDWDQDNLPGAKDYQFKYLLEAIKTQTLKEERIIEFITSFCSSSVITTQKDELKTILEEIFSNIVAYEVKYEDMLKLVKSFYNENISKYISQNDLASLLKLVLNTKSIKSAVGDLVVELINSAPEYAKCKSINELFNVFISNKNNQNTIKKFIESIVNDLLSQNEFKQIVSRLASKIIKQYPELFKDIDENNLTNLIYESLSLGGEINNALGLVTKFVNSLLNELTTTNIKEFKFDNVIKNTLTEIKTLFDKDNWQESTFNIIKIVAKSNLYKNRSTISQLIKNIFNYLNTKNSFAKRIVDLFYDKNQAKISEYISKENLTSLFEKVFKTEELSNLISQLVSDLLKTNQTQLMDVTNFFDAIKVIFKNFVNTSAYDYISPLIKKVFEFPEAKDLFKKAMAKIPAQEAKNLNDRDVADIVSFVLDNNEFKDILQDFLVKGIFGDAITIEKLKDANNIIKSWLANKGSVDYIVLKASKFILDVSQQSSIKGILTSLIYEALSKERNLVKDIDQQEMENFIGDFLTIIPSLDEEFRFIKDVLTKIFNELKATGKAIDFKKVMSEFAKCIKNKLFNKNDWEKNTVKLIKIAITKKTMNKHQAFLRKFVKNILVYVSEDIALGKKLFKSLSEKAHKIIDKHIDENDFNNMFIDLFQRTEGLQRIIDNILDSLFSDIDSYQNANSLIDILKIYVMPQDRADRLAKNLEDVLKEFLKNEALHKLLRGLFEENVAPYGIDPKSPGNKALVDDLLANLHTFFVDLKILPNLANSMVDSFKKYNNFNEIIKNIEPILVNGLKLKEYSFVATILKNNIVNKHKESIRDDINKVIAGITSKINLVNKFIDDFNLIKPIKDMGLSETKARDFLTQVIQSQNLKTIIDVFVKELLDKNLEYAQLNSWLEAISKFMSSPSALIIKGTIKQYITELFEKNEEVAFTIGKLIANGWRKEHWTNSENDDIIIQKFIRSFGIGLLKTNILDDIVDSIFERLKRINTYGFEKLIDNLRDAAKEGALKFISEGGKVRLSKIFDQIPLIRDLLAKVPQKEFSDFLNLAFSSTPKNDTEGLFKVMFNSDKGTSKFEVGIGASGIIDILKGKVGDLVSAIASPLVKEFFKQASEQNYSDHNTLRKTNTGFQALWRFYSFLASVLYSNTPSGLFWNGTSLTAEAYLMDGFVKAFKDNVKDYKTALLAKYGDKSLIGFNNSFDPLDYYLSGMTTVNYWTGTLHSRSNSLNDSRYGSDHVLTYIYYKDKKDSKFTNKKFKQALIEYMHQGYMPYK